The proteins below are encoded in one region of Rutidosis leptorrhynchoides isolate AG116_Rl617_1_P2 unplaced genomic scaffold, CSIRO_AGI_Rlap_v1 contig575, whole genome shotgun sequence:
- the LOC139884600 gene encoding uncharacterized protein: protein MPRKGRTRILVDHVSVEHHYRVNLFTACFDTQLQELNRRFTDNMVKLLTLSSTLDPRDNFQRLDIGKICELAETFYPDDFTEQEKIHLKIQAQHYELDVPEHPEFRNLVTISELCQVLTKTRKSLTYPLIDRLIRLILTLPVSTATNKRSFSAMSLVKNRLRNKMEYEFLVDCLITYIEKKMIKEFDTDSIINEFADMKERCARLK from the coding sequence ATGCCGAGAAAGGGTCGAACCCGTATACTTGTTGATCATGTTTCTGTGGAGCATCATTATCGTGTTAATTTGTTCACTGCTTGTTTCGATACTCAATTGCAAGAGCTTAATAGAAGATTCACTGATAATATGGTGAAATTGCTTACTTTGAGTTCAACTTTGGATCCTCGAGATAATTTTCAGCGTCTCGATATTGGAAAAATATGTGAGTTGGCTGAAACATTTTATCCGGATGACTTCACCGAACAAGAAAAGATTCACCTCAAGATACAAGCTCAACATTATGAACTTGATGTCCCTGAACATCCTGAATTTAGAAATCTTGTGACAATTTCGGAGTTATGCCAAGTCTTGACAAAAACAAGAAAGTCATTGACATATCCTTTGATTGATCGTTTGATTCGTTTGATATTGACTCTTCCCGTTTCGACCGCTACGAACAAAAGGTCTTTTTCGGCCATGAGTCTTGTGAAGAATAGACTTAGAAATAAGATGGAATATGAGTTTCTTGTTGATTGTTTGATCACTTATAttgagaaaaagatgattaaagagtTTGATACAGATTCTATTATCAATGAGTTTGCGGATATGAAAGAACGATGTGCTCGACTTAAATAg